The Chryseolinea soli genome contains a region encoding:
- a CDS encoding phosphatase, translating to MKNIEKIFTAPGGQFVTPIETLAEKLKHIRAFVFDWDGVFNDGSKNEHGSSTFSETDAMGTNLLRLSSWMATGKMPYCAVLSGEENRISFRYGAREHFHRVYYQVKDKTIALKHFEETFGLKNENILFVFDDVLDLSLARICGVRMLISRKANPMFRNYVVENNLADYATAHDGSQFGVREVCELFMALTGNYNEALENRITFSPEYTDYFKARQEIPTSFYSVVNNEIVLREITV from the coding sequence ATGAAGAACATCGAAAAAATTTTCACCGCCCCCGGAGGCCAGTTTGTTACGCCGATCGAGACCCTGGCGGAGAAATTAAAACACATCAGGGCCTTTGTGTTCGATTGGGACGGCGTGTTCAACGACGGATCAAAAAATGAACACGGCAGCAGCACCTTCAGCGAAACCGACGCCATGGGCACCAACCTGTTGCGGCTGAGCAGTTGGATGGCCACCGGCAAAATGCCTTACTGCGCCGTGCTGTCGGGGGAAGAGAACCGGATCTCGTTTCGGTATGGGGCACGCGAGCATTTTCACCGGGTCTACTACCAGGTGAAAGACAAGACCATCGCACTGAAACATTTTGAGGAAACCTTCGGGTTGAAGAACGAGAACATCCTGTTTGTGTTCGACGACGTGCTGGACCTGTCCTTGGCCCGCATCTGCGGGGTGCGGATGCTCATCAGCCGCAAGGCCAACCCCATGTTCCGGAACTATGTGGTGGAAAATAATCTGGCCGACTACGCTACAGCGCACGACGGCTCCCAATTTGGGGTACGCGAAGTATGCGAGCTGTTCATGGCCCTGACGGGGAACTACAATGAGGCACTGGAGAACCGCATTACCTTTTCGCCGGAGTACACCGACTACTTCAAAGCGCGCCAGGAAATCCCCACGTCGTTCTATTCGGTGGTGAACAACGAGATCGTTCTCCGGGAAATCACGGTGTAG
- the kdsA gene encoding 3-deoxy-8-phosphooctulonate synthase produces MSKKIVKVGNIECGADELFLISGPCVIEDESIMMKTAEKLKEVSERLNIKIIYKSSFQKDNRSSVKYYDGPGLDKGVKLLAKVREQFGFPILTDIHYPDQAKAAGDVVDVLQIPAYLCMQTTLMVAAAKTGKTINIKHGQFLSPDNMKHPVGKCLEAGNDNIILTERGYTFGYNDLIVDPRSFYHMNKIGYPVVFDVTHSIRKYGIPSADAKGGAREFLPVLSRAGVASGVDGVFIETHPEPEKALCDAASQLCVYDLEEFMKPILEMHAVEVKYRSREVVLA; encoded by the coding sequence ATGAGTAAGAAAATAGTTAAAGTAGGAAACATCGAGTGTGGCGCGGATGAGTTATTTCTCATCTCCGGCCCCTGCGTAATTGAAGACGAATCGATCATGATGAAAACTGCCGAGAAGCTGAAAGAAGTTTCCGAGCGGTTGAATATTAAGATTATCTACAAGTCGTCTTTTCAAAAAGACAACCGTAGCAGCGTGAAATATTATGATGGTCCCGGACTGGACAAGGGCGTGAAGCTCCTGGCCAAGGTGCGGGAGCAATTCGGATTTCCCATCCTCACCGACATTCACTATCCAGACCAAGCCAAAGCTGCTGGTGATGTAGTCGATGTATTGCAGATCCCTGCCTACCTGTGTATGCAAACTACCCTGATGGTAGCCGCAGCAAAGACGGGCAAAACCATCAACATCAAGCACGGCCAGTTCTTGTCGCCCGACAACATGAAGCACCCTGTGGGCAAGTGTTTGGAAGCCGGCAACGACAACATCATTTTGACCGAGCGCGGATACACTTTCGGTTACAACGATCTTATCGTTGATCCGCGCAGCTTCTATCATATGAACAAGATCGGTTACCCGGTGGTGTTCGACGTGACGCACTCCATCCGCAAGTATGGCATTCCCAGTGCCGATGCAAAAGGTGGTGCGCGCGAGTTCCTGCCGGTGCTCTCCCGTGCCGGCGTGGCTTCGGGTGTTGACGGTGTCTTTATCGAAACGCACCCCGAGCCGGAAAAGGCTTTGTGCGATGCCGCCAGCCAGCTGTGTGTTTACGACCTGGAAGAGTTCATGAAACCCATCCTGGAGATGCACGCCGTGGAAGTTAAATATCGCAGTCGCGAGGTTGTACTCGCTTAA
- a CDS encoding GMC oxidoreductase — protein sequence MSENVYDAIVVGSGISGGWAAKELCEKGLKVIMLERGQNIEHVKDYTQTNKAPWEFPHRGKAPLKLVEEYPVLKRDYPLNEINTDWWASDKDCPYTEVKRFDWFRGYHVGGRSLMWGKQSYRLSDLDFEANAKEGIAVDWPVRYKELAPWYDYVEKFAGISGNKDGIEHLPDGQFLPPMDMTVVEKDVAARIKEHYKGKRHMIIGRAAHVTGPLAGRTQCQYRNKCGLGCPFGGYFSTQSSTLPAAVKTGNLTLRPWSIVTKVLYDKDKKKATGVEVLDAQTNQTYEYKAKIIFLNASTLNTSWILMNSATDIWPEGLGSSSGELGHNLMDHHLGVYSYGHVDGYEDKYVYGNRPNGIYIPRYRNMFGEKRDYIRGFGYQGGASREGWGRIVPEYSIGVEYKEALSEPGPWTMGIGGFGEILPYHDNKATLDKTKKDKWGLNVLAIDCELKENENKMRQDMLNDGVEMLEAAGVKNVKGHIGDGTPGRGIHEMGTARMGKDPKTSVLNKFNQVWDAQNVFITDGSFMTSAACQNPSLTYMAFTARAAEHAVSELKKMNI from the coding sequence ATGAGTGAGAATGTTTATGATGCCATTGTTGTCGGCTCGGGAATTAGCGGAGGCTGGGCAGCAAAGGAGCTTTGTGAAAAAGGGTTGAAGGTAATCATGCTGGAACGTGGCCAGAATATAGAACACGTGAAGGACTACACCCAGACCAACAAGGCACCGTGGGAATTTCCGCATCGCGGCAAAGCACCGTTGAAACTGGTTGAGGAATACCCGGTGCTAAAGCGTGATTATCCGCTGAACGAAATCAATACCGACTGGTGGGCCAGCGACAAGGATTGTCCCTATACGGAAGTGAAGCGTTTCGACTGGTTCCGCGGTTATCACGTGGGCGGCCGTTCCCTGATGTGGGGCAAGCAAAGCTACCGCCTCAGTGACCTCGATTTCGAAGCCAACGCCAAAGAAGGCATCGCCGTAGATTGGCCGGTTCGCTACAAAGAACTTGCGCCGTGGTACGACTACGTAGAAAAATTTGCCGGCATCAGCGGCAACAAAGACGGCATCGAACACCTCCCCGACGGACAGTTCCTCCCGCCGATGGACATGACCGTCGTAGAAAAGGACGTCGCCGCCCGCATCAAAGAACATTATAAAGGCAAACGCCACATGATCATCGGCCGCGCCGCTCACGTGACAGGCCCGCTCGCCGGCCGTACACAGTGCCAATACCGCAACAAGTGTGGTTTGGGCTGCCCGTTTGGTGGATACTTCAGCACACAGTCATCCACTTTGCCCGCCGCCGTGAAGACGGGCAACCTGACCCTGCGTCCGTGGAGCATCGTGACCAAAGTGCTCTATGATAAAGACAAGAAGAAAGCTACGGGTGTAGAAGTATTGGATGCACAGACTAACCAAACCTACGAATACAAAGCCAAGATCATTTTCCTGAACGCCTCCACCCTGAACACCTCGTGGATCCTCATGAACTCGGCTACCGACATCTGGCCCGAGGGCTTGGGTAGCAGCAGCGGCGAGCTGGGCCACAACCTGATGGACCACCACCTGGGGGTTTATTCCTACGGACATGTGGACGGCTATGAAGACAAATATGTTTATGGCAATCGCCCCAATGGTATTTACATCCCCCGCTACCGCAACATGTTCGGCGAGAAACGCGACTACATCCGTGGCTTCGGCTACCAGGGTGGTGCCAGCCGCGAAGGATGGGGCCGCATCGTGCCTGAGTACAGTATCGGTGTAGAATACAAGGAAGCCCTGAGTGAACCCGGACCCTGGACGATGGGCATCGGCGGCTTCGGCGAGATCCTCCCCTACCACGACAACAAAGCCACGCTCGACAAGACCAAGAAAGACAAATGGGGTCTCAACGTACTGGCTATTGACTGTGAACTTAAGGAGAATGAGAACAAAATGCGCCAGGATATGTTGAACGACGGCGTCGAAATGCTGGAAGCCGCGGGCGTAAAGAACGTGAAAGGTCACATCGGCGACGGCACACCCGGCCGCGGTATCCACGAAATGGGAACAGCCCGCATGGGTAAAGATCCTAAAACGTCGGTGCTGAATAAGTTCAACCAGGTTTGGGATGCTCAGAACGTGTTCATCACGGATGGATCGTTTATGACCTCGGCTGCCTGTCAGAACCCGTCGCTTACGTATATGGCCTTTACGGCACGCGCCGCAGAGCACGCCGTGAGCGAATTAAAGAAAATGAACATCTAA
- a CDS encoding ABC transporter ATP-binding protein, protein MSGTTHATKRQVWKNIFRIIIPHRKRFLIVVVIGLLSTGANLIEPLVYREAINDVAGLFVQRAKDETRKTFSTDSLDTDDDDPISKLIEKATAPAVKESHGKNYVAARTPQQALETLLWAVAIIFAVNLIGHILWLIGDNMNVRLSCKIEQGFIQNTFAHVLKLPLSFFSKRSSAALSKQINQSEEVSAIVNGFSQEILPEVISLVGILIIMFWQNVQLTLIALSIIPFYLLIAWRSANRLETGLSNYYERWEEVSSRMQDALGGIKTVKLSGAEDREVKAFHTISDKAYRDYVTRSKLANKYVFWENILTKFASALVLGYGGYLTLENQLTPGDVVMFVAYLDRLYDPIDTLSSLWVNLQQNVASIARAFNLLDNGHGEKKGKPLMMEHGRVEFRDVHFGYTPEKEVLKGISFTLEPGKMTALVGTSGAGKTTTVDLLMKLYEPQGGAILIDGHPLADLDPSSVRRHIGMVAADGAIFRGTLADNIRYKRHDATLDEVKAAAVAAGMQSTLQRLPEGLKTKVGESGFGLSVGERQRVQIARVLVAKPRILVLDEATANLDYATEAEVKRTINEIRKENTVIAIAHRYSMIRDADQVLVLSDGQVIESGTPDELIAQKGWFARFAQAQNDPEPEEATEDEEVEDEETEDEETGTDAS, encoded by the coding sequence ATGTCAGGCACGACACACGCTACCAAAAGGCAGGTATGGAAGAATATCTTCCGCATCATCATCCCCCATCGTAAAAGATTTCTCATCGTGGTGGTCATCGGCTTGCTCAGCACCGGTGCCAACCTCATCGAACCACTCGTTTACCGTGAGGCGATTAACGATGTGGCCGGTTTGTTTGTGCAGCGCGCCAAAGACGAGACACGCAAAACGTTTTCCACCGACAGTCTCGACACCGACGACGACGATCCGATCAGCAAACTCATCGAGAAGGCAACGGCCCCGGCTGTAAAAGAATCGCACGGCAAAAATTATGTGGCTGCGCGCACGCCGCAACAGGCGTTGGAAACGCTCTTGTGGGCCGTCGCTATCATCTTTGCCGTGAACCTCATTGGACACATTCTTTGGTTGATTGGCGACAATATGAATGTGCGGTTGTCGTGCAAGATCGAGCAGGGGTTTATTCAAAACACATTTGCGCATGTGCTAAAGCTTCCGTTGTCCTTTTTCAGCAAGCGATCCAGCGCTGCCCTCAGCAAACAGATCAACCAGTCGGAAGAAGTGTCGGCAATCGTAAATGGATTTTCACAGGAGATCTTGCCGGAAGTGATCAGCCTCGTGGGCATCTTGATCATTATGTTTTGGCAAAATGTGCAGCTTACATTGATTGCGTTATCGATCATACCGTTCTATCTGCTGATCGCCTGGCGCTCGGCCAATCGGCTGGAGACCGGTCTGTCAAATTACTATGAGCGGTGGGAAGAAGTCTCTTCCCGCATGCAGGATGCTTTGGGTGGGATCAAGACCGTGAAGCTTTCAGGCGCAGAGGATCGCGAAGTGAAAGCCTTCCATACCATTTCAGACAAGGCCTACCGCGATTATGTAACGCGCAGCAAGCTGGCCAACAAGTATGTGTTTTGGGAAAACATTCTCACCAAATTTGCCAGCGCCCTGGTGCTGGGCTACGGCGGCTACCTCACCCTGGAAAATCAGTTGACCCCGGGTGATGTCGTGATGTTCGTGGCCTACCTGGACCGTCTCTACGATCCCATCGACACGTTGTCTAGCCTCTGGGTGAATCTCCAACAAAACGTGGCCTCCATCGCCCGGGCATTCAATCTATTGGACAACGGACACGGCGAGAAAAAAGGAAAACCCCTGATGATGGAACACGGCCGCGTAGAGTTTCGCGATGTTCACTTTGGTTATACGCCGGAAAAAGAAGTGCTGAAAGGCATCTCCTTCACGCTGGAACCTGGTAAAATGACGGCCTTGGTTGGAACATCCGGTGCCGGGAAGACCACCACGGTGGACTTGCTCATGAAACTCTACGAACCACAGGGAGGTGCGATCCTGATCGATGGTCACCCCCTGGCAGACCTGGATCCTTCGTCCGTCCGTCGCCACATCGGCATGGTGGCCGCCGATGGCGCCATTTTCCGCGGCACCCTCGCCGACAACATCCGCTACAAACGGCACGATGCCACGCTCGACGAAGTGAAAGCTGCTGCTGTAGCCGCCGGCATGCAAAGCACCTTGCAGCGTCTGCCCGAAGGATTAAAAACCAAGGTTGGAGAAAGCGGGTTTGGATTGTCGGTGGGAGAACGTCAACGTGTACAAATCGCCCGCGTGTTGGTGGCCAAGCCACGCATCCTGGTCTTGGATGAGGCCACGGCAAACCTCGACTACGCCACGGAAGCCGAAGTGAAGCGAACGATCAACGAGATCCGGAAAGAAAACACCGTCATCGCCATCGCCCACCGCTACTCCATGATCCGCGACGCCGACCAAGTGCTCGTGCTCTCCGACGGCCAGGTGATCGAATCGGGCACGCCCGATGAATTGATCGCCCAAAAAGGATGGTTCGCCCGCTTTGCCCAGGCACAAAACGACCCCGAACCGGAGGAAGCAACCGAAGATGAGGAAGTGGAAGACGAAGAGACCGAAGACGAAGAAACGGGAACCGACGCGTCATAA
- a CDS encoding gluconate 2-dehydrogenase subunit 3 family protein has translation MNRRDAIARVGLILGGTVVGSQAFLSGCAKKSEVAATGNTFTPETISFLDEVGETILPTSAASPGAKESKIGEFMKTIVSDCYEEKDQKIFMDGIGKLNEASNKKFSKDFMSLSATEKHDLLVEVDKDAKDYHDAKKEEDPQHYFTLMKQLTLWGYFTSEVGSTKALRFLPVPGRYDGAYPYKKGDRAWAAT, from the coding sequence ATGAATAGAAGAGATGCTATAGCACGCGTAGGCCTGATCCTGGGGGGAACCGTTGTTGGCTCCCAGGCTTTCCTGAGCGGATGCGCAAAAAAATCGGAAGTGGCCGCAACGGGTAACACCTTCACGCCGGAGACCATTTCCTTCCTCGACGAAGTAGGCGAAACCATTCTCCCCACGTCCGCGGCTTCGCCCGGCGCAAAAGAATCCAAGATCGGCGAGTTCATGAAGACCATCGTTTCCGACTGCTATGAAGAAAAAGATCAAAAGATCTTCATGGACGGCATCGGCAAACTGAACGAAGCTTCGAACAAAAAATTCTCCAAGGATTTCATGTCACTCTCCGCCACAGAAAAACACGATCTGTTGGTAGAGGTCGACAAGGACGCTAAGGATTACCATGACGCCAAAAAAGAAGAAGATCCCCAGCATTATTTCACGCTGATGAAACAGCTCACGTTGTGGGGCTACTTCACGTCGGAAGTTGGATCGACCAAGGCTTTGCGCTTTTTACCCGTGCCCGGAAGATACGATGGCGCCTATCCTTACAAGAAAGGCGATAGGGCCTGGGCAGCGACCTGA
- a CDS encoding DegT/DnrJ/EryC1/StrS family aminotransferase, which yields MPGTELFGYEEKKEINDVLETGILFRYNHENLRNNIWKARDFEAEVKKITGAKFAHAVSSGSTAVACALAAAGVGAGDEVIVPPFTFIASVEAVLFCGALPVFAEIDETLCLSAEGISKAITPKTKAVLLVHMCGGMARMDEILKVCKDHNLTLVEDAGQAFAASYKGTSVGLFGKTGCYSFDFFKIATAGEGGVLVTNDEQAYHHAETYSDHGHDHIGSNRGMENHPIIGFNFRISELHAAVGAAQTRRVPSIRETNRKHKKFLTEALRKTPGIGFATLADPDGDSATFLNLLLPDTETAKRTVDALNANGIGGFNYWFTNMYHFINQWDHLKDLRVAANLPINVLGAPQDYKNLKLPVSQNVVGRLISFGIRVTWTPEQLSALADGISKSVTQALSTVHA from the coding sequence ATGCCAGGAACTGAATTATTCGGTTACGAAGAGAAAAAAGAGATCAATGACGTGCTGGAAACCGGCATTTTGTTTCGCTACAATCACGAAAACCTCCGGAATAACATCTGGAAGGCGCGCGATTTCGAGGCCGAAGTGAAAAAGATCACCGGCGCCAAGTTTGCCCACGCAGTGTCCAGCGGTTCCACGGCTGTGGCCTGCGCGCTGGCAGCAGCCGGCGTGGGTGCAGGCGACGAAGTGATCGTGCCGCCTTTTACCTTTATCGCTTCCGTGGAAGCCGTGCTTTTTTGCGGCGCTCTTCCCGTGTTTGCCGAAATCGATGAAACCCTCTGCCTGAGCGCGGAGGGCATTAGCAAGGCCATCACCCCAAAAACGAAAGCCGTCCTGCTCGTGCACATGTGCGGTGGCATGGCGCGGATGGATGAGATCCTGAAAGTTTGCAAAGACCATAACCTCACCCTGGTGGAAGACGCCGGTCAGGCTTTTGCCGCATCCTACAAGGGAACCAGCGTGGGACTCTTTGGAAAGACCGGATGCTATTCGTTCGACTTCTTCAAGATCGCCACGGCCGGCGAAGGCGGTGTGCTGGTAACGAACGACGAGCAAGCGTATCATCACGCCGAGACGTATTCCGATCACGGCCACGACCACATCGGTTCGAATCGCGGCATGGAAAATCACCCCATCATCGGCTTCAATTTCCGCATCAGCGAATTGCACGCCGCCGTGGGAGCAGCCCAAACCCGCCGCGTGCCGTCGATCCGCGAGACCAATCGCAAGCACAAAAAATTCCTCACCGAAGCACTGCGCAAAACGCCCGGCATCGGGTTCGCTACACTGGCCGATCCCGACGGCGATTCAGCAACCTTCCTCAACTTGTTGTTGCCCGACACGGAAACCGCCAAGCGTACCGTTGACGCCCTGAACGCCAACGGCATCGGTGGTTTCAACTACTGGTTCACCAACATGTACCACTTCATCAATCAGTGGGATCACTTGAAAGACCTCCGCGTCGCCGCCAACCTTCCCATCAACGTGTTGGGTGCACCTCAAGATTACAAGAACCTGAAGTTGCCCGTATCTCAAAATGTAGTGGGCCGCCTCATCTCCTTCGGCATCCGCGTCACCTGGACGCCCGAACAATTGAGCGCCCTGGCCGATGGCATTTCAAAAAGTGTAACACAAGCTTTATCTACTGTGCATGCATAA
- a CDS encoding tetratricopeptide repeat protein has protein sequence MNEDDASPELKWYSIGKLWPLLVSLGSAMVMLLAFFIPSVQDQWDRYQSREVIQQYEHLGDQFFDEERFDMAEKAYEKAFEMSEEKRLDIEVKRLNAKVNRVSLEPKWGAKPPEDIQDIDFQFLLHLQKDKTDPRQRVFILNSYGIYLSGVGRTADARAALEEALQLDPNDVLAYVNLGNLFDQMKEKAEAEKYYRKALALQPTNIQAHYNAGLLFAEQNRWPEAVKEFESAQQQDPEDVDIARELANARQHNEETQSPRQPPGNK, from the coding sequence ATGAATGAGGATGATGCGTCGCCGGAATTGAAATGGTATTCGATCGGGAAATTGTGGCCGCTTTTGGTGAGCCTGGGCAGCGCCATGGTCATGCTGCTGGCATTTTTTATACCGTCGGTCCAGGATCAATGGGATCGGTACCAATCGCGCGAAGTCATCCAACAATACGAGCACCTCGGCGATCAGTTCTTTGATGAAGAACGTTTTGACATGGCCGAAAAGGCTTACGAGAAAGCATTCGAGATGTCGGAAGAAAAACGCCTCGACATTGAGGTGAAGCGACTCAACGCCAAGGTCAACCGGGTGAGCCTCGAACCGAAGTGGGGCGCCAAACCACCGGAGGATATCCAGGACATCGATTTTCAATTTCTTCTCCATCTCCAAAAAGACAAGACCGATCCGCGACAGCGCGTCTTCATCCTGAACAGCTATGGCATCTACCTCTCCGGTGTGGGCCGCACGGCCGACGCGCGCGCTGCCCTGGAAGAAGCCCTGCAACTTGATCCAAACGATGTGCTGGCCTACGTCAACCTGGGCAACCTGTTCGATCAAATGAAAGAGAAAGCGGAGGCGGAAAAATATTACCGGAAGGCATTGGCCTTGCAACCCACCAACATCCAGGCCCATTATAACGCAGGGCTTCTCTTTGCCGAGCAGAACCGGTGGCCGGAAGCGGTAAAAGAATTTGAAAGCGCGCAACAGCAAGATCCCGAGGACGTCGACATCGCGCGCGAACTTGCCAATGCGCGGCAGCATAACGAAGAAACACAATCCCCCCGACAACCTCCCGGCAATAAATAA
- a CDS encoding transaldolase family protein: MELYLDSADIVEIEEAFKLGFLTGLTTTPTFMHRGGVKDVDSLIVKLSKIVPVLQIEALGDTAEEVLAEAKRQLDLGLDPKKTVFKIPVSLEGVRACNMLRREGLLVNVHLVYTLQQAYMAMQAGASYVCPLVGRLQDQGHDALSLVEQCVFAVDHYGYDTKVMFSSVRTAEHVRNALNLGVHTITAPWKIMKALTENNFTTVGTEQFVEHTRLMTVKVKNVVDTVNPTVTDDTPLVDAIVKMTEFGFGAVTVVKKDGTLVGVFTDGDLRRKIQQEGRDVLKKNLKDFEYGKPVSIEGDALLNDANALFKKFNVDTLLVTDNGKPVGMLDIQDMRANAAK, encoded by the coding sequence ATGGAATTATACCTCGATTCAGCGGACATCGTAGAGATTGAAGAAGCGTTCAAGCTCGGCTTTCTCACCGGACTTACCACCACACCCACGTTCATGCACCGCGGTGGTGTGAAAGACGTCGATTCATTGATCGTAAAGCTCTCCAAGATCGTTCCCGTGCTTCAGATCGAAGCCCTCGGCGACACCGCTGAAGAAGTTCTGGCCGAAGCAAAGCGCCAGCTCGACCTCGGCCTCGACCCCAAGAAAACGGTGTTCAAAATTCCCGTTTCATTGGAAGGGGTGCGCGCCTGCAACATGCTGCGCCGCGAAGGATTGCTGGTGAACGTTCACCTGGTCTACACGCTGCAACAAGCCTACATGGCCATGCAAGCCGGAGCATCCTATGTTTGCCCGCTCGTGGGCCGTCTGCAAGATCAAGGTCACGATGCCTTGTCGCTGGTGGAACAATGCGTGTTTGCCGTAGACCACTATGGATATGACACGAAAGTGATGTTCTCGTCGGTGCGCACCGCCGAGCACGTGCGCAACGCCCTCAACCTGGGTGTGCACACCATCACAGCGCCCTGGAAGATCATGAAGGCACTCACCGAGAACAACTTCACCACGGTCGGAACAGAACAATTTGTGGAACACACCCGTCTCATGACCGTGAAGGTGAAGAACGTGGTGGATACCGTGAACCCTACCGTGACCGACGACACCCCGCTGGTAGACGCCATCGTGAAGATGACCGAATTCGGCTTTGGTGCAGTCACCGTCGTGAAGAAGGACGGCACGCTGGTGGGTGTATTCACCGACGGCGACCTCCGCAGAAAGATCCAGCAAGAAGGCCGTGACGTGTTGAAGAAGAACTTGAAGGACTTCGAATACGGCAAGCCCGTGTCCATCGAAGGCGATGCGTTGCTGAACGATGCCAACGCACTGTTCAAGAAATTCAACGTAGACACTTTATTGGTGACCGACAACGGTAAGCCCGTGGGCATGCTTGATATTCAAGATATGCGCGCAAACGCCGCCAAATAA
- a CDS encoding iron-containing alcohol dehydrogenase family protein, producing the protein MHKNFKGIEKTVFGRGAFAQLGDILNERRGDNDKFMVFVVDQYFKGKPLASQIPQKPGDVVMFIDVDKHEPTTEQIDAMRDEVLAKHGLPAGIVGIGGGSIMDIAKAASLMFTNEGSSTLYQGLNLIKKPGIYHVGVPTISGTGAEVSMTAVLTGPVKKLGLKCEWTVFNQVVLDPDLIASVPRDWWFYTGMDTYIHCVESENGIYNNVYSHAFAEQSMKLCEDVYLNEGSGQTPENDEKLMIASLMGGLSLTYSEVGVCHALSYGLSKILGTRHCYANCLAFNHLHDYYPQGVADFKKMLKKHNITLPQGLAKEWSDETITKMAEVSYNLPHMWNHAIGLDWKDKITLDTIKELFKRL; encoded by the coding sequence ATGCATAAGAATTTCAAAGGAATAGAAAAAACGGTTTTCGGCCGGGGTGCCTTTGCACAACTCGGCGACATTCTCAACGAACGACGCGGTGACAACGACAAATTCATGGTCTTCGTCGTGGATCAATATTTTAAAGGCAAACCCCTGGCCTCCCAGATCCCGCAAAAACCTGGCGACGTCGTCATGTTCATCGATGTGGACAAACACGAACCCACCACGGAACAGATAGACGCCATGCGCGATGAGGTGCTGGCGAAACATGGCTTGCCCGCGGGCATTGTAGGCATTGGCGGCGGAAGCATCATGGACATTGCCAAGGCAGCGTCGTTGATGTTTACCAACGAAGGTTCCTCCACCCTGTATCAAGGATTGAACCTGATCAAGAAACCCGGCATCTATCACGTGGGTGTTCCCACCATCTCCGGAACCGGCGCCGAAGTTTCGATGACGGCCGTATTGACCGGTCCCGTAAAAAAACTCGGTTTGAAATGCGAGTGGACCGTATTCAACCAGGTGGTGTTGGATCCCGATCTCATTGCCAGCGTGCCCCGCGATTGGTGGTTCTACACCGGCATGGATACCTACATCCATTGTGTTGAATCCGAGAATGGCATCTACAACAATGTGTACAGCCACGCCTTCGCGGAACAGTCGATGAAACTTTGTGAAGACGTTTACCTGAACGAAGGCAGCGGGCAAACTCCCGAGAACGACGAGAAGCTGATGATCGCTTCGCTGATGGGTGGCCTGAGCCTTACTTACTCCGAAGTCGGCGTATGTCACGCACTTTCCTATGGACTTTCAAAGATCCTGGGAACGCGCCATTGCTACGCCAATTGTCTTGCCTTCAATCACCTCCACGATTATTATCCGCAAGGGGTTGCCGACTTCAAGAAAATGCTGAAGAAGCATAACATCACGTTGCCACAAGGGCTGGCGAAGGAGTGGTCGGACGAGACGATCACGAAAATGGCAGAAGTGTCATACAACCTTCCGCACATGTGGAATCACGCCATCGGGTTGGATTGGAAAGACAAGATCACCCTGGATACGATCAAAGAATTGTTCAAACGTTTATAA